The proteins below come from a single Planctomycetota bacterium genomic window:
- the nifA gene encoding nif-specific transcriptional activator NifA, which yields MAAGGELGTVNRRDLKELRLLFEISQILDRSMDLRDVVGPALEALSQHTGMVRGTLTLLDRQTGEIFIDVAHGLSESQKERGRYRLGEGVTGKVIQSGRPMVVPRVSQEPLFLNRTGARDGLRKKDIAFICVPIKIGTEVIGALSADHVTPRDVELEEDVRILSIIASMIAQAVRLRQSAQEERRKLLEENRRLQDELRDRFRPSNIIGNSKQMQDVYDQIAQVCRSSTTVLIRGESGTGKELVAHAIHYNSARASRPFIRVNCAALPETLVESELFGHEKGAFTGALATRQGRFELAHGGTIFLDEVGDFSPATQVKLLRVLQEREFERVGGSASIKVDVRVIAATNRDLEAMIAEGRFRQDLYYRLNVFSIHLPPLRERKADILLLADYFVEKYAKLHHKSVKRISTPAIDMLMSYHWPGNVRELENCIERAVLVSDDEVIHGYHLPPTLQTAEASGTVTVGPLQAALDNVEREMIIEALKSTRGNMAKAAKALGITERLMGLRVRKHGIDPKRFRADW from the coding sequence ATGGCGGCGGGCGGCGAGCTGGGCACGGTCAACCGGCGGGATCTGAAGGAGCTCCGGCTCCTTTTCGAGATCAGCCAGATTCTCGACCGGAGCATGGATCTCAGGGACGTGGTGGGGCCGGCTCTGGAGGCCCTCTCGCAGCACACGGGGATGGTGCGCGGGACGCTGACGCTTCTGGACCGGCAGACGGGGGAAATCTTCATCGACGTGGCCCATGGGCTTTCGGAAAGCCAGAAGGAGCGGGGCCGCTACCGGCTGGGCGAGGGGGTCACCGGCAAAGTCATCCAGAGCGGCCGTCCCATGGTCGTCCCGCGGGTCTCGCAGGAGCCGCTCTTTCTCAACCGCACGGGCGCCCGCGACGGGCTGCGCAAGAAGGACATCGCCTTCATCTGCGTCCCGATCAAGATCGGCACCGAGGTGATCGGGGCGCTTTCGGCCGATCACGTCACCCCGAGGGACGTGGAGCTGGAGGAGGACGTCCGGATCCTCAGCATCATCGCCTCCATGATCGCCCAGGCGGTCCGGCTGCGGCAGTCCGCGCAGGAGGAGCGCCGCAAGCTCCTGGAGGAGAACCGGCGGCTTCAGGACGAGCTTCGGGACCGGTTCCGGCCGTCCAACATCATCGGCAACTCCAAGCAGATGCAGGACGTCTACGATCAGATCGCCCAGGTCTGCCGCTCCAGCACCACCGTCCTCATCCGCGGCGAGAGCGGCACGGGCAAGGAGCTCGTGGCCCACGCCATCCACTACAACAGCGCCCGCGCGTCCCGTCCTTTCATCCGCGTCAACTGCGCGGCGCTGCCGGAAACGCTCGTCGAAAGCGAGCTCTTCGGCCACGAGAAAGGCGCCTTCACGGGTGCCCTGGCCACCCGCCAGGGCCGTTTCGAGCTCGCCCACGGGGGGACCATTTTCCTCGACGAGGTCGGCGACTTCTCGCCCGCCACCCAGGTCAAGCTCCTGCGCGTTCTGCAGGAGCGCGAGTTCGAGCGCGTCGGCGGCTCCGCCTCGATCAAGGTGGACGTGCGCGTCATCGCCGCGACCAACCGCGACCTGGAGGCCATGATCGCCGAGGGCCGGTTCCGCCAGGACCTGTACTACCGCCTCAACGTCTTTTCCATCCACCTGCCGCCCCTGCGCGAGCGCAAGGCGGACATCCTGCTTCTGGCCGACTACTTCGTGGAGAAGTACGCCAAGCTTCACCACAAGAGCGTCAAGCGCATCTCCACGCCGGCCATCGACATGCTCATGAGCTATCACTGGCCGGGCAACGTCCGCGAGCTCGAAAACTGCATCGAACGCGCCGTCCTCGTCTCGGACGACGAGGTGATCCACGGGTATCACCTTCCGCCCACCCTCCAGACCGCCGAAGCCAGCGGCACCGTCACCGTGGGGCCGCTGCAGGCCGCCCTCGACAACGTCGAGCGGGAGATGATCATCGAGGCGCTCAAGAGCACCCGCGGGAACATGGCCAAGGCCGCCAAGGCCCTCGGCATCACCGAGCGTCTCATGGGGCTGCGCGTCCGCAAGCACGGCATCGACCCGAAGCGCTTCCGCGCCGACTGGTAG